AGCCTTTTGCAATACAAAACGTGTTTGAGGCATCGGACCTTCAAACGCATCAACTAATAGCAATACTCCATCTGCCATATTTATAACTCTTTCAACTTCTCCACCAAAATCGGCATGTCCCGGAGTATCAATAATGTTAATTTTTATTCCTTTATAGCGAACAGATACATTTTTTGCAAGAATTGTGATTCCTCTTTCGCGTTCTAAATCATTGGAATCGAGAATTAAATCACCCATATTCTGATTGTCTCTGAACAATTTAACCTGATTAAGTATTCTGTCAACTAATGTTGTTTTTCCGTGGTCAACGTGTGCAATTATTGCAATATTTCTAATGTCTGGCATGTTTTTTAACTAATAATGTGTTCCTAAAAAAGTTTGCAAAGGTACGGTTTTAAATTTAAGATAGCTACTATTTTTAATTTGATTGATTAATTGAGGTTTATAAATGATTAACAGAATAAAAAACAATGAAAGGCTCAAGTCTGTGATTTAGTTCACTATTCTTAAATTTTTTGTATAATTTTTCGAATAATTTATTAAGATTGATAATATTTGACAAGTTTAAAACTTGCGCAAATGGTTGTCAACTGTTCTAATTCCCCTTCCTCTTTGCAATTAAACTCAAAACCCCATTTATAAAAGTAAGCGGATGAACTGGGTTTCCAGGAACATATAAATCAATTGGATATTTTTCAAGAAAACTTCTGTTTATAGCACGACTATCAGAAAATATTCCGCCACTTATTGCATCAGTTCCGGCAAGTATAATAATTTTGGGAGAAGGTGTTGCATCATAACAAATTTGCACAGGTTCTGCCATATTTTCTGAAATTGGACCGGTAATAACAATCCCATCTGCATGACGTGGAGAGGCAACAAATTCAATTCCAAAGCGACCCATATCAAAATTAACATTTCCGGCTGCATTTAATTCGGCTTCGCAACTATTATCACCTGCTGCAGAAATTTGCCGCAGTTTTAGTGAACCCCCGAACATCTTGTGAATTTCTTTTCGAATTAATTCCGAATTTAATTCAATAGGTTTATCCACTCCTTCTTTTATTATTAAATTTTCTCTTTTGTTAGCAGATAACTTATAATCTTTAGTAAAAGAAATTTTATTTGAAAATACCCTCGCACACTCACCACAGAAAGTACATTTACCAAGATCAATACTGACAGGATTTTTATTTATTGCAGAGGTTGGACAAATCTCAGCCAATTTATTTTCATCAACTTTTTCTGGACTAATTATTGGGCGGCCCCTAAAAATGCCAGGAACATTAACAGTTGTAACATCAGGAATAAACTGTTTCCCTTGGTGATATAATATTTTTACATTGTTAAGCATAATTATTCAATTATAAATCGTGTCCACAATATGACAAATTAAAACTTTTGTTACAAACCGGAAAATCAGAGATTTCATTATTCCTTACAGCTAATGCTAATGCAAGCCAGTTATGGAAAGAAGGGTCTTTTACCTTATAATGTAACAAATCACCTGAAGAATCTGT
This genomic interval from Bacteroidia bacterium contains the following:
- a CDS encoding NADH:ubiquinone oxidoreductase, coding for MLNNVKILYHQGKQFIPDVTTVNVPGIFRGRPIISPEKVDENKLAEICPTSAINKNPVSIDLGKCTFCGECARVFSNKISFTKDYKLSANKRENLIIKEGVDKPIELNSELIRKEIHKMFGGSLKLRQISAAGDNSCEAELNAAGNVNFDMGRFGIEFVASPRHADGIVITGPISENMAEPVQICYDATPSPKIIILAGTDAISGGIFSDSRAINRSFLEKYPIDLYVPGNPVHPLTFINGVLSLIAKRKGN